The genomic segment CGATACCCGGATGCGCCCCCACCAGCCACCCAGCCCGTGACCAGCCTGCCGTCCGCGCAACCCCGATCGGGCCCGCCCCCGGCCGCTGTGCACTTCCTGATCGGCGCTGCCTCACGGCGTACGGGGAAAGGTCTTGGAACGGCGACCGCCCGGTCGAGCCGTGAGGCCCGCCGGGCGGTCGGAAGTGTCGCGTGCCTCAGCCGGCGTAGGCCTCGAGGCGGGACGCGCGCTCCGGGTCGCGCAGCTTGAGCATGGTGACCTTCTCGATCTGGCGGATGCGCTCACGGCTCAGGCCGAACTCGCGACCGACCTCGTCGAGGGTGCGCTGGCGGCCGTCGTCGAGGCCGAAGCGCAGGCGGATGACTGCCGACTCGCGCTCGCTCAGGGTCGCCAGCACGATCTCGACCTCGCTGCGCAGCTCGCCCTGACCGGCGCCGGTGCTGGGCTGCTGGTCGACCGCGGCCACGAAGTCGCCGAGCGCGCTCTCCCCGTCCTCGCCCACCGCCTGGTCGAGGCTGACGGGCTCCCGGTCGTACGAGATCAGCTCGATCACCTGGAACTCGGGCACACCCATGGCCTGCGCGATCTCGGCGATGCTGGGCTCACGGCCGAGCGTCGCGGCCAGGTCGCGGCGGCTGCGGACCATGCGGTTGACCTGCTCGACCATGTGCACCGGGATGCGGATGGTGCGGGCCTGGTCGGCCATGGCGCGGGTGATGGCCTGGCGGATCCACCAGGTGGCGTACGTGGAGAACTTGTAGCCCTTGGTGTAGTCGAACTTCTCGACCGCGCGGATCAGGCCCAGGTTGCCTTCCTGGATGAGGTCGAGGAAGGCCATGCCCCGCCCGGTGTACCGCTTCGCGATGCTCACCACGAGCCGCAGGTTGGCCTCGAGCAGGTGGTTCTTGGCAGCCTTGCCCTCCGCGATGATGATCTGCAGGAGGGGGGCCAGGTCTTCGGCGGCCTCGGGGAGCTTCTCCTCCGCGTACAGGCCGGCCTCGATGCGCTTGGACAGCTCGACCTCTTCGACCGCGGTCAGCAACCGGGTCCGTCCGATGCCGTTCAAGTAGGCACGAACCAGGTCGGCGGAAACGCCACGCTCGTCCGTGGCGTCCAGGTCGGTCAGGAGCTCGACACCATCGGTCATGCTGTTCTCAACGGCAACCGCAACCGTCGCCTTGGACTCCGACGCCTTCATCTGCAGGACCACCTTTCAGTCCCCTCCCCGCTGAATAACTGGCTCGTGCGTTCCCAGCCCTTGCGTGCCGGTGATCGATAGCTTGGCCTGGAGCGCGTTAAGCCGAGGTGAGGCAAGCGTCCAGGTGGCATGAATCAGGGAGAACCCTGACGTCGCCAAGCCGACAAGTGACCGGATTGCCGGTACTCGTCGCGTGTTGCGCGCCGATACTGTTCCCCAAACGCCCTCGAGGAGGAGATGGTTCAGTGGTCTTCAAAAAACTGATGCAGGCAATGGGTGTCGGTGGCCCGTCGGTCGAAACTGTGCTGGCCAACCCCAATTGCCGGCCCGGCGGATTTCTTGAGGGCCAGGTGCACGTCATCGGCGGGGACCACGCCGTCGACGTCGAATATGTGGCAATTGGGTTGATGACGCGGGTCGAAGTAGAGAGCGGCGACAGCGAATACAACACGAACCAGGAATTCCACCGGCAGCGATTGACCGGTTCGTTCCGGCTTGACCCCGGTGCCCGTTATGACGTGCCGTTCCGCTTCGACGTGCCGTGGGAAACCCCGATCACCGAGGTCTATGGGCAGCGTCTGCACGGCATGACCATGGGCCTGGCCACTGAGCTCGAGGTCGCGCGGGCCGTCGACAAGTCCGACCTGGACGCCGTCATGGTGCACCCGCTGCCCGCACAGGAGCGCATCCTGGACGCGCTGCTGCGGCTCGGCTTCCGCTTCAGCAAGGCCGACGTCGAGCGCGGCCGGGTCTACGGCGTGCAGCAGCACCTGCCGTTCTACCAGGAGATCGAGTTCTACCCGCCGTCCGCCTACGCGAGCGGCATCAACCAGCTCGAGCTCACGTTCATCGCCACCCCGCAGAACCTCCAGGTCGTCCTGGAGATCGACAAGCGGGGCGGTTTCCTCACCGAGGGGCACGACGCGTTCGGCCGTTTCGATGTCGACTACGCGACAGTCGACCAGGTGGACTGGGCCGGCCAGCTCGACAACTGGCTGCGGCAGTCGGCGCAGCGGCGCGGCCTGTTCTTCTGACCCGGGGCCGGGCGTGGGGCTCCCTACAGTTCGAGCAGAATTGTCCGGGGCCCCACGTTGACGCTTTCGACCAGCATGTGCGCGCGGAACCGACCGGTCTCGACCGTCGCGCCGCGAGATCGCAAAGCTTCCACGTACGCCGTGACGAGCGGCTCGGCCACCTCAGCCGGCGCGGCGGCACTCCAGGTGGGCCGGCGTCCCTTGCGCGCGTCGCCGTAAAGCGTGAACTGGCTGACCACCAGCAGCGGGGCGTTGCGGTCGGCCGCTGACGCCTCGTCGTCCAAAACGCGGAGCTCGTACGTCTTCCGGGCCAGCTCGGCGGCCTTGGCCGGAGTGTCGTCGTGGGTCACCCCGACCAGCACGAGCAACCCGTCCTCGATCTTGCCGACGACCGCCTCGTCAACGGTCACGCTGGCCCGGCTGACTGTCTGCACCAGTGCTCGCATTACTTCCCGACCCCTTGCCGTACGCGCGCCGCAGCCAGCGGCAACATGTTGACCTCACCCACAGACATGGTGACCTGCCGCGAACGCATCTCCACCACCTGGTCCAGCAGACGAACCGGGTCCCCGGGCGCGAGCCGCAGAAAAACGTCGAGCATGGCGCCAACCTGCTCGTGAGTCGGATGCTGGATCGCCCCGGTCGCCACCTGCGCCAGAATCAGCGCCGTGAACGCCGTGTCAAGATCCGGCTCCCCGTTCCGGGCATTCCGCCAGTCGATCACCACCGGCCCGTCCGCGGTGATCACCACATTCTCCGGATGCAGATCAAGATGCAGCACCGACGGCCCGCCCTCACCCAGCGACCACATGCCGTCACCTGCCGAGGGCACGTCTCCGCCCACCGGCCGTGCGCTGTCACCCGCCGTCGGGCTTACCGGCTGTGCGCTGCCACCCGCCACCGGGCCCACTGGCCGTGCGCAGTCATCTGCGGCCGTGCTGGTCGGCTGTGCGCTGTCATCTGCGGCCGTGCTGGTCGGCTGTGCGCTGTCACTCGCCGCCGCGCCCATCGGCTGCGTGTTTCCGCCCAGCGGCGGCAGGGCGTGCAGCCGGCGCAGCAGATCGGCCAGGATCGCCGCCCCGTCCTCCATCGCCATCGCCCCGGACAGCAACAAGGCGGCCATGGTCGGCCCATCGAGCCGCTCGAGAACGAGATCGGCCCCACCCGCCGCGAACACGCGCGGCACCGGAAACCCGTGGCTTCCCACATGCCGCATGATCAGCGCCTCGGGCTCGGTGTCCCCACCCTCCCGATACCGCCGGAGCACCGTGCCGTCCCCGAGCGAGTAGACGTCAGCCTCCCGCCCGAACGCGAACGGCTGACCCAACTCCTCAGGCACCGGCACACTCGTCACGCCGTGACGCTAGCCCACCAATGAGCCCAAAGTGACCCCACAGCCGCGCCCCAAGTGACTCCCGAGCCGCGCTGCGAGTGACCCCACGGCCGCGCCGGGAATGACCCCACGGCCGCGCCGCGACTGCCCCCCACGGCCGGGCCGCGAGTGGCCCACGGCCGCGCCGCGAGTGGCACCCGAGCCGCGCCGCGAGTGGCCCTCGAGCCGCGCTGCGAGTGACCCTCCGGCCGCGCCGCGAGTGACTTCCGAGCCGCGCCGCGAGTGGCCCCACGGTCGCGTCGGGAATGACCCCACGGCCGCCTGGGGTGAACCGCCGGGCCGCCCGAAGGCCCCGCTGTGCCGCCCCGGGGCGACTCACTAGGCCGCTTTGTTCGCGCACCGCCGCCGCCCCTGTCGCGTTGGGTGGGCGCGGCGGCGGCGCGTGGGCGGCCGGGCGATCAGTCGACCGCGTTGCTGCTGGAGTCGCTCGTGTAGCTGTCCACCGGCGTCTCCATCGCGCCCGTGGTGGCGTCGCCGGTCGTCGTGTTGGCGACACCCGGCCCCGAGCGCGGGCGCGTCCGGAAGCTGTTCGGCCCCGCGTTCCCACCGGTCGTGGTCATCACGCCGTGCTCGGGCGGCGGCCCACCGTCCTGAAGCTGGTCGGTGTCGGTGCCCGCGGCGATCGTGCTGGACAGGCCGGGGTCGTCATCACCCTTCTCGGGACGGTACGTACTGGGCTCGTTAAGGGCCCCTGGGGCGTAATCGCTCCCCAGGATCTCCCGCTCGATGCTCTCCTGCGAGTCGCTCATAGCTCTGCCCCTCCCGACAGTTCGGCGGCTCCCAACGTGCCCCGGCCGGCACGGGGTAAACCGGGGTGACGGCCATCATGCTCGTTCCCGGACGGCCCCGGAACCCGTCAGTTGTGCCCGCGCCGGGAGCAAACTGCCCACCAGGGCCAGCAGCAGACACGCGCCGACCGCGGCCGTCGCGACGGCCCACGGCACGGTCAGCGTCACGGACGTGCCCGTCTGCTCCCGAAAGCCGGCCGCCGTTCCCCACAGCGCCAGCAGAGCGGCCGAGCCGCCGAGGATCGAACCGATCAGCACGACCAGCGCCGACTCGCCCGCCACGGTCACCAGCACTTGGCGGGGCGTGGCCCCCGCGAGCCGCAGCAGCCGGTAGTCGTTCGCCCGCCGCCCGGTCGCCATGAACAGCGTGTTCGCCACCGCCAGCGCCCCGTACCCCACCGACACTCCGACCAGTAACAGCGTGAAGATCCAGACCAGGCGATCCTTCTCGGAACCCGACTCGCGCGCGTAGGTCGCCACGTCGACCAGCCGGGCCCCCACCGGTGCCGGCGAGGCAGTCGCCGATCCGACCGGTTGTGCCGGGGCCAGAGCCGAAGGATCGTGGCGCCGCACCGTCGCACGAGCAAGAACCACTTCCGCGGCCGCCTCGTCGTCCGGCAGCACCGCCGACACCCGAAGCCGTTTCTCCTGCCCGTCCGCCAAGACCAGAGTCAACTGGTCCCCGGCCTCTCTGCCGAGCTGCGCGGCCCGCGACCGATTGAGAACCAGCGCGTCCGGATCGGGCGCTTCCGCCGGTCCATCCGGTGGGAGGCCGGCGGCGATCAGCACCGTGTCGTTCACGTAGACCGAGGTGAACAGGGCCGCCGCGGGAGCGGCCGAGTCGGTCAGGCCCGGCGTGCCGTCGGGCATGAGCACCGTGCCGGCCTGCGCGGCGTCGGCTCGCCGATCGGCATACGCCGTCTCCGCGGTCTGCACGTTGCCCGCGATGAAGACCGCGAACGCGACCGTGAGCAGGACCGGCGCGGCGGTGGAAGCGGTACGCCGCGCCCCGGTCAGCGCACTCTCCCGCACCACCGTGCCGAGCGCGCCGCGAACCGGGCGCAACATCAGCCGCACGATCAGCGGCACCACCGCGGGTGCCAGCAGCGCGGCCGCGACCACCAGCGCCATCGCTCCCAGCAACGCGTAGGCACCCAGGTCGGCCAGATCGTCCGTCACCACCGTGGCGACCGCGGCACCGATGCCGGCCCCCGCGAACACCAGCCCCGCCAACCAACGGCCCCGAGTCATCGGCCGGGTCTCGACCTCGGCGCTGCGCAATGCGTCGAGCGGCCGCACCCGAGCGGCTCGCCGCGCCGCCATCAGCCCGCCCGCGACCGCTACAACCGGTCCGATCAGGACACCCGTCAGCGGCGGCCACCACTGCAACCGGGCCTGGAAGGACTCAGGCTCGAACCCGGCGTCGACCAGCACCGAGCCCACCCATGGGGAAAGCGCCAACCCGGATGCCGTGCCGACGACAGCCGCGGTCAGACCCACCACGGCTGCCTCGCGCAGCACCGTGAATCTCACTTGCCGAGGCGTGGCCCCGACGGCCCGCAGCAACCCGATCTCGCGGCGTCGCTGATTGACCGACAGGGCCAGCGTGGAAGCGACCACGAAGACGCACGAGAACACGGAGAGCGCCGCCATTGCGCTCAGCACCTGCAAGCCGATCCACCGCGTACGGGCGTCGCCGCGCGGCTCGAGATCTCCGAGCGACGCCTCGGAGAGAACGGTCGCCCCGCCCGCGGCGGCTCGCACATCCGCAGGATCAGGGTTCCCGGTCAGCCCGATCACCCGTACGCCGGGAGCCAGCCGGGCCGCCTCAGCATCGGTGACATAGAGGCGCGCCGCCCGGACCAGCCCGGTGACCTTCCACGTCGCGGGGCCGGCCGCGGTCAGGATCGTCACGGTGCCGCCCACCGGAACTCGCAGGTCTTCGCCGAGGACGACCTCACCGGGTGCGTCGGCGGGACGACCCGCGATCAAGGATTCGCCCGCAAGGGTCGCGCTCGCCCATCCGTACCCCTCCTGGATCTCGGCGACCGGGCGACCCGACCGCACGGGCTGTGCGTAGAACCGGTGATCGGGCACGGCGGCCTCGACACCGGGCAGCCCGGCAAGCCGTTCGGCGAGGGCGCCGGCCACATCGGACGGCCACGGTCGCGTCTCCGGGAACGGGTCGGCCGGTGTCGTGACCCCGGCACTTCGCACCGCGACAGTCACGGCGGCGAACCGGTCCGGCCGCTCCGGCCCGGCCGAGGCCAGCAGCGTGAGAGTCAGTGTGACCACCGCCGTCCCCAGAAGGACCGCTATTAAGGCGCCCAACCGATCTCTGGCCGGCATGCCGCCCCGGAGCAACTGGGTCAGCACGTCGCCTCCGCTCGGGTCATGCGGGCCGCTATCGCTTCGGCCGAGGCGCCGTCGAGGCGATCGACGAGACGGCCGTCCGCGAGCAGCAGCACCGAGTCGGCGACAGCGGCGGCCACCGGATCGTGCGTCACCATCACGATCGTCTGGCCCCGGCCGGTCGCCAGCCCGCGCAGCAACTCGAGGACGCGCCGGGACGTCTGGTTGTCGAGCGCCCCGGTCGGCTCGTCGGCGAAGATCACGGCGGGCCGGGTGACCATCGCCCGGGCGATCGCCACTCGTTGCTGCTGGCCACCGGAGAGCTCGACCGGGCGGTGGTGGGCCCGATCGGCCAGGCCGACGTCGTCGAGGGCGGCATTCACGTCGGCCGGGTCGATGCGGCGACCGGCGAGCCGGACGGGAAGAGCGACATTCTGCGCGGCGGTGAGCGACGAGATCAGGTTGAACGCCTGGAACACGAAGCCGATCCGCTCGCGGCGCAGCACCGTCAGCCCGGTCTCGTCCAGTTCGCCCAGGCGGACCCCTTCGATGGTCACCTCGCCGGACGTCGGGCGGTCGAGACCGGCCACACAATGCAACAGGGTGGACTTGCCGGAGCCGGACGGGCCCATTACCGCCGTGAACGTGCCCGCGGCGAGGTCGACAGTGACGCCGTCGAGCGCGGTCACCGGGCCCGGACCGGCGTCGTACTCCCTTCGGAGCTCCTTGATCGCAACCATCGGTGTCGTCATGGCGGAAAGCCTCCTGGTTTCCCGATCGGATGTCGTCAACCCGTGGTTCGGCGCCGTGACGCCAGAAAATCGAACCGTGGGTTGACGCCCGGGCCCCCGCCGCTCGTTAACGTCGCTCGGGTGACTGCCGCATCGCCCTCCTTCCTCATCCGGAGGCTCAACCGCGGTCAGCTGCTCGGCATCGACGCGCTGCTGGCCGTGCTGGCCGCTGCCTTTGGATGGTTCGCCGCGACCGAACCGCCGGCGTCCGCCCAACCGGCCTGGTTCGAGCCGGCCTGGCTGTCCGCGATGATCGGCCTGGCTCTGGGCGCTCCGGTCGCCGTCCGTCGTCTGTGGCCCATCGCCGCGACCGCGGTGGTGCTGGTCGTCGCCGTGTTCGCCGTCGTCAGCGGTGCGATCCCGAGTTATGCCGGCGCGGCGCCGATCGTTGCGCTGGGCCTCGTCCTCTATACCGTCGGCGTCGAGCTTCCGCGGCGTCGCTCGGTCCCGGTCGTCCTGGTGAGCGTGGTGGCCCTGGTCGCGTCATTCGCCGTGGCCGAGGGCGACTCGTTCGAGCTGCTGGTCGTGACGTGGATGATCGCCGCGTTCTGGGCGGTCGGGCGCACAGTGCGGGAACGCCGGGCGCACGCGGCCTCCCGCGCCGAGCAGGCCACGGCGCTCGCGGTGGAGCAGGAGCGCCTCCGGCTGGCTCGCGAGCTGCACGACATCGTCGCGCACAGCATGAGCATGATCGCGATCAAGGCGGCCGTCGCCGACCACGTCGGAGACGATCGGCCGGAAGAGATGCGGGCCGCGTTGCGGGTGATCGGCACGACGAGCAGGCAGTCGCTGGCGGAGATCAGGCGAGCGCTCGCCTTGGTGCGCACGGAGGCTGCCCTGCGACCCGCGCCGACTCTGGCCGACCTGCCCGAGCTGGTCCGCAACGCGCGGTCGACCGGGCTGAGGGTGGATCTCGAGGTGCGCATGGAGGAGGAATTGCCCAGCGATGTGGCGCTGTCCGCCTACCGCATGGTCCAGGAGGGGATGACCAATGTGGTCAAGCATTCCGGCGCCGCCGCTTGCCGGGTCGAGGTCGTGGGCCGGTCGGGTGAGGTGAGTATCCGGATCACCGACGACGGGGCCGGCGCCACTCTCACCGGCCCGGCTGCGCCATCCGGGAGTGCCGTAAGCGAGACCCGGCCGGCGGCCCTGGCCGGGGGAGGCGGCCCGGTCGGGCAGGGGCTCATCGGCATGCGGGAACGGGCCGCGCAGTTCGGCGGGGAGTTCCGGGCCGGACCGCAGCCCGATCGCGGCTGGGAAGTCGCGGCGACCCTGCGATTCGCGCCATGAGCGCCGCGTGGGAGCAGCCCGGAGAGGGCGTCGCGGAGGCGCGGTCTGTGGTGGTGGGGGCCGGGGTAGCGGGGCCCGGGGCGAGCGCCGCGGGGGAGCGGCCCGTGATCCGGGTGGTGATCGCGGACGATATGGCGCTTGTGCGGGGCAGTTTCCGGGTGCTGATCGATCACACGCCGGGGCTTGTCTGCGTCGGTGAGGCCAGCACGGGGCGGCAGGCGGTCGCGATCGCGCGGCGGGAACGGCCCGACGTGATTCTGATGGACGTGCGGATGCCCGAGATGGACGGCGTCGAGGCCACCCGGGCGATCTGCCGGGGCGCCGATGCGCTGGACAGCAAAGTGATCATGTTGACCACCTTCGACCTGGACGAGTATGTGATCGGTGGGTTCCGTGCGGGAGCCAGCGGTTTTCTGATCAAGGATGTGCTGCCCCACGAGCTGATCGACGGCATCCGGACCGTCATGGCGGGGGACAGGCTGCTCGCGCCGGGGCCGTTGAGCCGGTTGATCGAGGCCCACGTCGCGCAGCCCGAGCGGCGCGTCACGCCGCTGCCTCAGATCACCGGGCGCGAGCGTGAGGTGCTGGTGCTGGTGGCCCGGGGGCTGTCGAACGATCAGATCGCATCGCAGCTCGGGGTCTCCATGTCCACGGTCAAGACGCACATCAACCGCCTGCTCACCAAGCTCGACGGCCGCGACCGCACGCATCTCGTCATCGCCGCCTACGAGAGCGGCCTGCGATGACCGCCCGGTGCTGCCGCCAGACCCGCGGCACCTGCGAAGATGAGCGCCATGACGCTTTCCCTGCCGATCGACGCCGAGGCCAACGAGCTGCTGTCCACCGACCCGCTGGCGTTGCTCATCGGCATGGTGCTCGACCAGCAGATTCCGCTCGAAAAGGCGTTCAGTTCGCCGCATGTGCTGGCGCAGCGGCTCGGGCACGCGCCGACGGCGGCCGAGCTGGCGGAGTTCGACCCGGAGGCGCTCATCGCGATCTTCGCGAAGCCGCCCGCGCTGCACCGGTTCCCCAAGGCCATGGCGGCGCGGGTGCAGGAGGTCTGCCGGGCGCTGGTCGACCGGTACGACGGGGTGGCGGCCA from the Paractinoplanes abujensis genome contains:
- the sigB gene encoding RNA polymerase sigma factor SigB, whose translation is MTDGVELLTDLDATDERGVSADLVRAYLNGIGRTRLLTAVEEVELSKRIEAGLYAEEKLPEAAEDLAPLLQIIIAEGKAAKNHLLEANLRLVVSIAKRYTGRGMAFLDLIQEGNLGLIRAVEKFDYTKGYKFSTYATWWIRQAITRAMADQARTIRIPVHMVEQVNRMVRSRRDLAATLGREPSIAEIAQAMGVPEFQVIELISYDREPVSLDQAVGEDGESALGDFVAAVDQQPSTGAGQGELRSEVEIVLATLSERESAVIRLRFGLDDGRQRTLDEVGREFGLSRERIRQIEKVTMLKLRDPERASRLEAYAG
- a CDS encoding sporulation protein encodes the protein MVFKKLMQAMGVGGPSVETVLANPNCRPGGFLEGQVHVIGGDHAVDVEYVAIGLMTRVEVESGDSEYNTNQEFHRQRLTGSFRLDPGARYDVPFRFDVPWETPITEVYGQRLHGMTMGLATELEVARAVDKSDLDAVMVHPLPAQERILDALLRLGFRFSKADVERGRVYGVQQHLPFYQEIEFYPPSAYASGINQLELTFIATPQNLQVVLEIDKRGGFLTEGHDAFGRFDVDYATVDQVDWAGQLDNWLRQSAQRRGLFF
- the dtd gene encoding D-aminoacyl-tRNA deacylase, with product MRALVQTVSRASVTVDEAVVGKIEDGLLVLVGVTHDDTPAKAAELARKTYELRVLDDEASAADRNAPLLVVSQFTLYGDARKGRRPTWSAAAPAEVAEPLVTAYVEALRSRGATVETGRFRAHMLVESVNVGPRTILLEL
- a CDS encoding aminoglycoside phosphotransferase family protein, which codes for MTSVPVPEELGQPFAFGREADVYSLGDGTVLRRYREGGDTEPEALIMRHVGSHGFPVPRVFAAGGADLVLERLDGPTMAALLLSGAMAMEDGAAILADLLRRLHALPPLGGNTQPMGAAASDSAQPTSTAADDSAQPTSTAADDCARPVGPVAGGSAQPVSPTAGDSARPVGGDVPSAGDGMWSLGEGGPSVLHLDLHPENVVITADGPVVIDWRNARNGEPDLDTAFTALILAQVATGAIQHPTHEQVGAMLDVFLRLAPGDPVRLLDQVVEMRSRQVTMSVGEVNMLPLAAARVRQGVGK
- a CDS encoding ABC transporter permease; amino-acid sequence: MLTQLLRGGMPARDRLGALIAVLLGTAVVTLTLTLLASAGPERPDRFAAVTVAVRSAGVTTPADPFPETRPWPSDVAGALAERLAGLPGVEAAVPDHRFYAQPVRSGRPVAEIQEGYGWASATLAGESLIAGRPADAPGEVVLGEDLRVPVGGTVTILTAAGPATWKVTGLVRAARLYVTDAEAARLAPGVRVIGLTGNPDPADVRAAAGGATVLSEASLGDLEPRGDARTRWIGLQVLSAMAALSVFSCVFVVASTLALSVNQRRREIGLLRAVGATPRQVRFTVLREAAVVGLTAAVVGTASGLALSPWVGSVLVDAGFEPESFQARLQWWPPLTGVLIGPVVAVAGGLMAARRAARVRPLDALRSAEVETRPMTRGRWLAGLVFAGAGIGAAVATVVTDDLADLGAYALLGAMALVVAAALLAPAVVPLIVRLMLRPVRGALGTVVRESALTGARRTASTAAPVLLTVAFAVFIAGNVQTAETAYADRRADAAQAGTVLMPDGTPGLTDSAAPAAALFTSVYVNDTVLIAAGLPPDGPAEAPDPDALVLNRSRAAQLGREAGDQLTLVLADGQEKRLRVSAVLPDDEAAAEVVLARATVRRHDPSALAPAQPVGSATASPAPVGARLVDVATYARESGSEKDRLVWIFTLLLVGVSVGYGALAVANTLFMATGRRANDYRLLRLAGATPRQVLVTVAGESALVVLIGSILGGSAALLALWGTAAGFREQTGTSVTLTVPWAVATAAVGACLLLALVGSLLPARAQLTGSGAVRERA
- a CDS encoding ABC transporter ATP-binding protein — translated: MTTPMVAIKELRREYDAGPGPVTALDGVTVDLAAGTFTAVMGPSGSGKSTLLHCVAGLDRPTSGEVTIEGVRLGELDETGLTVLRRERIGFVFQAFNLISSLTAAQNVALPVRLAGRRIDPADVNAALDDVGLADRAHHRPVELSGGQQQRVAIARAMVTRPAVIFADEPTGALDNQTSRRVLELLRGLATGRGQTIVMVTHDPVAAAVADSVLLLADGRLVDRLDGASAEAIAARMTRAEATC
- a CDS encoding sensor histidine kinase, coding for MTAASPSFLIRRLNRGQLLGIDALLAVLAAAFGWFAATEPPASAQPAWFEPAWLSAMIGLALGAPVAVRRLWPIAATAVVLVVAVFAVVSGAIPSYAGAAPIVALGLVLYTVGVELPRRRSVPVVLVSVVALVASFAVAEGDSFELLVVTWMIAAFWAVGRTVRERRAHAASRAEQATALAVEQERLRLARELHDIVAHSMSMIAIKAAVADHVGDDRPEEMRAALRVIGTTSRQSLAEIRRALALVRTEAALRPAPTLADLPELVRNARSTGLRVDLEVRMEEELPSDVALSAYRMVQEGMTNVVKHSGAAACRVEVVGRSGEVSIRITDDGAGATLTGPAAPSGSAVSETRPAALAGGGGPVGQGLIGMRERAAQFGGEFRAGPQPDRGWEVAATLRFAP
- a CDS encoding response regulator, with product MIRVVIADDMALVRGSFRVLIDHTPGLVCVGEASTGRQAVAIARRERPDVILMDVRMPEMDGVEATRAICRGADALDSKVIMLTTFDLDEYVIGGFRAGASGFLIKDVLPHELIDGIRTVMAGDRLLAPGPLSRLIEAHVAQPERRVTPLPQITGREREVLVLVARGLSNDQIASQLGVSMSTVKTHINRLLTKLDGRDRTHLVIAAYESGLR
- a CDS encoding HhH-GPD-type base excision DNA repair protein, whose amino-acid sequence is MTLSLPIDAEANELLSTDPLALLIGMVLDQQIPLEKAFSSPHVLAQRLGHAPTAAELAEFDPEALIAIFAKPPALHRFPKAMAARVQEVCRALVDRYDGVAANLWTGVEDGEELLKRVASLPGFGKQKSQVFVALLGKQYGVQPAGWRAAAGGYGEEGSFKSVADIVDDQSLGKVRAYKKEMKAAAKA